The DNA window CGGTGCCGCTGGGAACACGTTCGGACAGGCTGACTTCCGCCTTCGCGCGCCCCCAGTCGAACGCATAGGTCAGCGCGTCACCGTCCGGATCCTCGGCGATGCACCGGAAGCCTCCCGGCAATCCCGCCGTGAGCCCTACGACGGGGGCCTCGATGCGTGCCTGGCCCGGAGGGCGGGACACAGAGGGATTCGGGCTGCTTCCATCCGAACAAGCAAACACCGCACTCAGCATGAGCGCGCAGGCCACCCCGGCGCGACTGCCCCAGGCAACAGAACGAACAGACATGGATTGTCCCCCGCGCGCTCGGCCCCGTAGCGCGCGGCGTCTTGCATAGCAGGCCCCGCCCCGAAACGGCAACGGCCGGGCCCCCTCTCGGGAACCCGGCCGTCTCGCCGTGCTGGCGCGTGCGGCTGAAGACTACTTCTTCAGCTTGCTCGCCATCACGTCGCCGAGGCGCGCCTTCGAGCCTTCCGCCTGCTTGCGGAGGTACTCGCGGTAGTCCTCGCCCTCGCCGATCAGCGCCTTCATCGACAGCGCGACCTTCCGGTCCGGGGTGTTGATGTCGATGATCTTCACCTCGACATCCTGCGCCTCCTGCACCACGTCACGCGGGTTCTCGACACGCTCCTCCTTCAGCTCGGAGACGTGGACGAGGCCCTCGATGCCCGGCTCGATCTCCACGAACGCGCCGAAGTCGGTGACCTTGGTGACCTTGCCCTTCACGCGGCTGCCCACGGGCAGGCGCTCGGACAGCGTCTCCCAGGGGTCCGGCTGGAGCTGCTTGATGCCCAGGCTGAAGCGCTCGTTCTCGACGTCGATGTTGAGCACCACCGCCTCGACCTCGTCGCCCTTCTTGAACATCTCGCCCGGGTGCTTGATGCGCACCGTCCAGGAGATGTCGGAGACGTGCACCAGGCCGTCCACGCCCTCCTCGACGCCGACGAACACGCCGAAGTCGGTGACGTTGCGGATCTGACCCTTGATGACGGAGCCGATCGGGTACTTGTCCTCGAGCAGCGTCCAGGGGTTCTGCTCGATCTGCTTCATGCCCAGCGCGATGCGCTTGGCCTTCGGATCGATGTCCAGGACGACGGCCTCCACCTCCTGGCCGACCTCCAGGATCTTGGACGGGTGCTTGAGGCGCTTGGTCCAGGACATCTCGGACACGTGCACCAGACCCTCGACGCCCTGCTCGATCTCGATGAACGCGCCGTAGTCCGTGATGGACACGACCTTGCCGCGGACGCGCGTGCCGACCGGGTACTTCTCGTCGGCGCGGTGCCACGGGTCCTCCTGGATCTGCTTCAGGCCCAGGCTGACGCGCTCCTGCGTCGGGTCGAACTTGAGGACGACGACGCGAACCTCGTCACCCACGTTGAACATCTCGCTCGGGTGACCGATGCGGCCCCACGACATGTCCGTGATGTGGAGCAGACCGTCGATACCGCCCAGGTCGATGAACGCACCGTAGTCGGTGAGGTTCTTGACCACGCCCTTGAGGACGGCACCCTCCTTGAGGTTCTTGAGGGTCTCCTTCTTCATCTCCTCGCGCTGCTTCTCGAGGAGCACGCGGCGGGAGAGGACGATGTTGCCGCGCTTCTTGTTGAACTTGATGACCTTGAACTCGAATTCCTTCGAGATGTACTGGTCAAGGTTCCGCACGGGGCGGATGTCAACCTGCGAGCCGGGCAGGAACGCCTTCACGCCGATGTCGACGGACAGGCCGCCCTTCACGCGACCGACGATGGTGCCCTTGACGATCTCATCGCGCTCGCAGGCGGCGCTGATCTCGTCCCAGATGCGCATCTTGTCGGCCTTCTCCTTGGAGAGGACGACCATGCCGGTGTCGTTCTCGCGACTCTCCAGGAGGACCTCGACGGGGTCACCGGCCTGAACCGAGACCTCTCCGCGAGGGTTGGTGAACTCGGAGATCGGGACCTGTCCCTCGGACTTGTAGCCGATGTCGACAATCGCGAAGTCCTTCGTCACCTGGACCACGGTGCCCTTGACGATCTCCCCTTCCTTCAGGATGCCGTCACCACCGCGCTCCTTGAGCGAGGCCTCGAACATTGCGGCAAAGTCTTCGTCGCCGCCGTCCATCCCGACCTGCTGGTTCACGTTCTGCTGCATGAAATGGAAGTCCTTTGAAACCGGTACAACTGCCCCCTGATGGTGGTTTTTCCGTCGCGGCCTGCGGGGAGCAGCGGGCAGTGACGTTCGTCCTCCTCATTGAGGACTTGATTTGATGGAAGCCGCGCACCCTAGACACCGGTGATTCCGGTAGTCAAGCGAGCTCGTGCCCCCTGTGCTGTTGGGTGGATGTCCTACCTCGGAGCTGTCAATGCCCCGGTTCGGCGTCCGCCCGGCTGGGATCCAGGCGGGAGGGCGTGAACCCCGGCCGTGCGGACCCTGGTTCCTAGTTAAGAACGCCTGCCCTGCCGCGCAGCCCCGTTCCGCAGGATGCCTGCCCCCAGCCTGGTGCCCGAACAGGCAGTCAAGGCCCTGAAATTCCAGGGCCAACTCCGGGCCGCACTCAACCGCCGGCGGCCCCGGATTTCTTCCCGGCCGTCAGCCCAGGAGCTTGAAGCTCTCGCGGGCGATCACCATCCGCTGCACCTCGCTGGTGCCTTCGTAGATGGT is part of the Myxococcus xanthus genome and encodes:
- a CDS encoding 30S ribosomal protein S1, whose amino-acid sequence is MQQNVNQQVGMDGGDEDFAAMFEASLKERGGDGILKEGEIVKGTVVQVTKDFAIVDIGYKSEGQVPISEFTNPRGEVSVQAGDPVEVLLESRENDTGMVVLSKEKADKMRIWDEISAACERDEIVKGTIVGRVKGGLSVDIGVKAFLPGSQVDIRPVRNLDQYISKEFEFKVIKFNKKRGNIVLSRRVLLEKQREEMKKETLKNLKEGAVLKGVVKNLTDYGAFIDLGGIDGLLHITDMSWGRIGHPSEMFNVGDEVRVVVLKFDPTQERVSLGLKQIQEDPWHRADEKYPVGTRVRGKVVSITDYGAFIEIEQGVEGLVHVSEMSWTKRLKHPSKILEVGQEVEAVVLDIDPKAKRIALGMKQIEQNPWTLLEDKYPIGSVIKGQIRNVTDFGVFVGVEEGVDGLVHVSDISWTVRIKHPGEMFKKGDEVEAVVLNIDVENERFSLGIKQLQPDPWETLSERLPVGSRVKGKVTKVTDFGAFVEIEPGIEGLVHVSELKEERVENPRDVVQEAQDVEVKIIDINTPDRKVALSMKALIGEGEDYREYLRKQAEGSKARLGDVMASKLKK